The Lycium barbarum isolate Lr01 chromosome 9, ASM1917538v2, whole genome shotgun sequence genome has a segment encoding these proteins:
- the LOC132610162 gene encoding uncharacterized protein LOC132610162, translated as MMKGDVDNEGEEKQGVSLEELKEKMADFAKERDWDQFHTPRNLLLALVGEVGELSEIFQWKGEVPRGIPNWEEKEKLHLGEELSDVLLYLVRLSDICGIDLGNAALRKLALNAIKYPISLSKGSSKKLTLLSKNTTTTSTNINNASENGVNDDSV; from the exons atgatgaagggAGATGTAGATAATGAAGGAGAAGAAAAACAAGGAGTGAGTCTTGAAGAACTGAAGGAAAAAATGGCTGATTTTGCTAAAGAAAGAGATTGGGATCAGTTTCATACTCCAAGAAATCTTCTTTTAGCACTG GTGGGTGAAGTCGGAGAACTGTCTGAAATATTTCAGTGGAAAGGTGAGGTCCCAAGAGGTATACCAAATTGGGAAGAGAAAGAGAAGTTGCATTTAGGTGAAGAGCTATCAGATGTATTGCTTTATCTTGTCAGGCTTTCAGATATTTGTGGCATTGATCTTGGTAATGCTGCACTAAGAAAACTGGCACTTAATGCCATTAAATACCCTATTAGCCTTTCCAAAGGTTCATCCAAAAAGCTTACTCTTTTGagcaaaaatacaacaacaacctCCACCAACATTAACAATGCGAGTGAAAATGGAGTGAATGATGATAGTGTATGA
- the LOC132610207 gene encoding transcription termination factor MTERF15, mitochondrial, protein MNIRILKSLFTSFSSPTTIIPTPNLHYFCTNTTAVKRISQFEYPLQFQQKSPQRNLIAVSSLLTKYGFPALELPDFLERNRRLLNLDPAKIEKSLKVLLSLKPSQEFLVSMISSCPRVLEYDAIKKWEGGIQGLEEGSKFNLSSLAIRNILEVSVKFELDYDCVLGSLKCLKDLGITNITLNKVLETCPMVTTMSAIKIHDSFEFVINAFGIGRVEFDSILRVYPGIFAFGFQSKVRQLLDEFKVLGFNMEMVKKQVLKDPRILALEVGELSRCLELLKSLKCREIIKKDIFREGFFKAGYEVKLRVDCLRNHGLTLRDAYSVLWKEPRVILYHIEDVERKIQFLVNVMKVDIHCLIEVPEYLGVNFEKHILPRFKVIDYLRSIGGLGDEVGLRELIKPSRLKFYNLYVKPYPECEAIYGRFARNDEVRSRHPVGMWKLFKPQNNLKSKEDIMNIKSYMDSLA, encoded by the coding sequence ATGAACATTAGGATTCTCAAATCCTTGTTCACATCATTTTCCAGTCCCACTACAATAATTCCAACTCCAAATCTCCACTATTTTTGCACTAACACAACAGCTGTAAAACGAATATCCCAATTTGAATATCCTCTACAATTCCAACAAAAATCCCCCCAAAGAAATCTCATTGCAGTATCGAGTCTTCTCACAAAATATGGTTTTCCAGCTCTAGAACTTCCTGATTTTCTCGAGAGGAATCGTCGTTTACTAAATCTAGACCCCGCCAAAATTGAAAAATCCCTTAAGGTTCTATTATCCTTGAAACCATCTCAAGAATTCCTAGTGTCCATGATAAGTAGTTGTCCCAGGGTTCTAGAATATGATGCTATAAAGAAATGGGAAGGAGGCATCCAAGGATTAGAAGAGGGGTCCAAATTCAATTTATCCTCTTTGGCTATTCGGAATATTCTGGAGGTTTCGGTGAAGTTTGAATTAGATTATGATTGTGTTCTGGGGTCTCTTAAATGCCTGAAGGATTTAGGAATTACTAATATTACTCTAAATAAGGTTTTAGAGACATGTCCCATGGTAACTACAATGTCTGCAATCAAGATTCATGACAGTTTTGAATTCGTCATTAATGCCTTTGGGATTGGCAGAGTTGAATTCGATAGCATTCTCCGTGTCTATCCAGGTATTTTCGCCTTTGGGTTTCAAAGTAAGGTTAGGCAGTTGCTCGACGAATTTAAAGTTTTGGGTTTTAATATGGAGATGGTTAAGAAACAGGTTCTTAAAGATCCTAGAATTCTTGCACTGGAAGTTGGGGAGTTATCGCGGTGTTTGGAGTTGCTTAAAAGTTTGAAATGTAGGGAAATTATTAAGAAGGATATTTTTCGTGAGGGGTTTTTTAAGGCTGGGTATGAGGTGAAACTAAGGGTTGATTGTTTACGTAATCACGGGTTAACCTTAAGGGATGCTTATTCCGTGTTATGGAAAGAGCCGAGAGTGATACTTTATCACATCGAAGATGTTGAGAGGAAGATTCAGTTTTTAGTTAACGTGATGAAAGTTGATATTCATTGTCTTATTGAAGTTCCGGAGTACCTTGGGGTGAACTTCGAGAAACATATTCTACCGAGATTCAAGGTAATTGACTACTTAAGATCAATAGGAGGACTTGGTGATGAAGTGGGGTTAAGGGAGTTGATTAAACCTAGTAGATTGAAATTTTATAATCTATATGTCAAGCCGTATCCAGAGTGTGAAGCAATATATGGAAGATTTGCAAGAAATGATGAAGTGAGAAGTCGACATCCAGTGGGAATGTGGAAGCTTTTCAAACCACAAAATAATCTAAAGTCCAAAGAAGATATTATGAACATTAAGTCGTATATGGATTCGTTGGCTTGA
- the LOC132610208 gene encoding uncharacterized protein LOC132610208 isoform X3: MSPYHSCKEPQKTIQEIARDLTGSVLSVKVIQADEDKRRLIFSEKEASWLKFSNKINVGDTFQAKVGSVEDYGAFIHLRFPDGSYHLTGLVHVSEVSWDLVHDVRDILTEGDDVRVKIINIDREKSRITLSIKQLEEDPLLETLDKVIHKDSSVHTNSLDSNGSSVIEPLPGLETIIEELLQEDGIYDIIISRQGFEKRVVSQDLQLWLSNAPATGDQFTLLARAGRQVQEIQLITSLDQEGIKRALQRVLERVP; the protein is encoded by the exons AACCACAGAAGACAATTCAAGAGATTGCGAGGGACTTGACCGGTTCTGTCCTCTCTGTGAAG GTAATCCAAGCTGATGAGGACAAAAGAAGATTGATATTCTCTGAAAAGGAAGCAAGCTGGttgaagttttctaataaaatAAATGTAGGCGACACTTTTCAAGCGAAGGTTGGTTCCGTTGAGGATTATGGTGCTTTCATTCATCTGCGCTTCCCAGATG GATCTTATCACCTTACCGGGCTTGTCCACGTCTCAGAAGTGTCTTGGGATTTAGTTCATGATGTGAGAGACATCCTTACAGAAGGAGATGATGTGAGGGTCAAAATCATAAATATCGACAG GGAAAAATCTAGGATTACCTTGTCAATTAAACAATTGGAGGAAGATCCGTTGCTGGAAACTCTGGACAAAGTAATTCATAAG GATTCATCTGTCCATACTAATTCCTTGGATTCGAATGGCAGCTCGGTTATCGAGCCTCTTCCCGGGCTTGAAACAATAATCGAGGAACTACTGCAAGAAGACGG aatatACGACATAATAATCAGTCGACAAGGATTTGAGAAGCGAGTTGTTTCACAGGATTTACAGCTTTGGTTGTCGAAT GCACCAGCTACAGGAGATCAGTTTACTCTACTTGCTCGGGCTGGACGACAG GTGCAAGAAATACAACTGATAACATCACTTGATCAAGAAGGAATAAAAAGGGCTCTGCAACGGGTCCTAGAACGTGTACCATGA